The region TAGGTCCGTTGCCAGACACATTTCTGAGGCTTCCCAGGCAGTGGAGCGAGAGCTGCGAAATGCCGGAGCCTGGCGGCGCATTAGAAGGCTCCACACTGGAGGACGAACGTATTGCAATCTTTCTTCAAAACGAAGAATTCATGGCAGAACTGAGGTGGAATGAAGATTTTCTTTCCACCTTGGCCAGCGGTCAGTCGATGAGTCAGGCAAATTATAAAGAAGAGCAAATGTACGCTGTGTCTGATACTGATTAATCCGaccattatttttgttttttttgtagatACTAAATTAGACGAATGTGAGAAATCTGCAGGCACAGTAAGCCACGACGATGAGGATTTATTCAAAGAAAGATTACGAAATATGGGTAAAGGTATTGAGAAACGGGATTTATTCAATAAACTGAAGCTGAGGCCTGCTTTGCCAAAGAAGCGTCTAAACttttaaatactttttcacaTACTGTTACAGTTTCGCGGCGTAAATTCGCCCAGCTCACCAAGGTGTTTACACGGAGTAAGAAACGTGGTGGAAGACAGCTGCTACCACCCACACCATCGTGTGACGACCTTTTGGAATCTGAGGAAGTATCCAGATCTCAAAACTAGGCTTCCGCCTGTTCTCCAGTACTTCCTTGAAAGGAACAGAGTTATAATCTCTAGTCAACATCGTTATCCTGACCAGATTGAATAATATTCAGGTTAGAAATGTATGTGGTGTAGAAAAAAAGTAGTAATGTTACTGGTTTTTGAAGAAAAGCAAAGATTCTATTCACGCAAGTAGGAGAGAATcagtgaaagaaaatataacaatgcAAGCAAATGGAATCCTCAACAAGctatattaaaataataaccCAACGTATACTTATATTGTCGCTATAATCACAAAAAACTTGGTAATTATTGAGGTGAAGAGATATTGTTGGAAATAGTCAATACCCTGGATACACTTCAAGGATCTGGTAGCTCTTACACGTAATCAAATCAGAGATATTTAGTCGTCGAATTTCATTTCTCTggaatcaaatgaaaatttacctCACAAAGGACCCTTTACGGGTTGCGTAGTTATTCAGGAATCAAATTTAATACCTACTTAATGCATAAAATGAACTACTTGGGGTTAGTCCCGCGGCAGAAGCTAATAACTCCAAACGATTAGCTTTGAATTCGTGCCTCAAGATAAACCGTAACCATCCTCGTTTCAATATCATTCCGTGTGCTTATCAGAGAACTGTTCAATATTAGGATTGTAAAAGCAATGTAATCTCTTCCGATCGGCATATCTAGTCATTTATCTGTCTACCAATCGTCGAATGTATTATACTACCGATAATACTGTTACTTTAGTACAGTTTataagtaagaaaaatatagcaAAGACGTTGAAATTCGTCAGACAtaccaataaaaaaattgcgcgACAGAAATTGAAGTCACACTTATGGAAAACCTGATACCCACAGTGTGCTAGTTTTGTACCAAGGTGAGATGACACATTTGAAGGACAAACTGAAACTAGTATCAGTATAAACTTAGCCGTTTATTTGAGTTActtaaaaattgtatatttcgTAATACAGAGCATGGTATTATATGCTTGTTATGAAAGTCCCTATTATACGCTTGGTTATAATATTCAAAcgtgtttttcaaatttaacattAAAACTTATAGCTAATGACTCAGAGAGAAGACGTATCCGGCTGCTTGAAGAATACTCGCGCGCCCGAAAGGCTATAATAGAGAAGTTGAAACTCAGCATTTCTTTCTGCCAGACATTTTAATGTTAAAGCTCTAGTCTGTTGTAATTTTTCGTCGCCACAATCGTCTTTATGCTGCGCCGCTATTCTTTCTCGAGTCATTTGTTCCTCGACGGTTTTGAACCACTGAAGTCCGTCTATTTCCGTGTTCTGATCAAGAAGGGCGTTAATGTATGCGACTCCCATTGCAAATCCATCGTCGGTGAATGCTGCCCCGGTCTTATTCTTTTTAGACATTTTCTCTTTGTTTCCCAGAGCATTATCGACATAACTGAGTGTGAGTGGAGGAATGATGGCGT is a window of Neodiprion pinetum isolate iyNeoPine1 chromosome 4, iyNeoPine1.2, whole genome shotgun sequence DNA encoding:
- the LOC124216737 gene encoding CUE domain-containing protein 1 isoform X2 — encoded protein: MASAAEQQQTTLEFYQAMADFKNMFPQMDDDVIEAVLRSNQGAVDTTIDQLLAMSTDNENEKIRSEIEQSEDSSEDNQAKIEPCKSLKTIHKWQPPLLGPLPDTFLRLPRQWSESCEMPEPGGALEGSTLEDERIAIFLQNEEFMAELRWNEDFLSTLASDTKLDECEKSAGTVSHDDEDLFKERLRNMVSRRKFAQLTKVFTRSKKRGGRQLLPPTPSCDDLLESEEVSRSQN
- the LOC124216737 gene encoding CUE domain-containing protein 1 isoform X1, with translation MASAAEQQQTTLEFYQAMADFKNMFPQMDDDVIEAVLRSNQGAVDTTIDQLLAMSTDNENEKIRSEIEQSEDSSEDNQAKIEPCKSLKTIHKWQPPLLGPLPDTFLRLPRQWSESCEMPEPGGALEGSTLEDERIAIFLQNEEFMAELRWNEDFLSTLASDTKLDECEKSAGTVSHDDEDLFKERLRNMGKVSRRKFAQLTKVFTRSKKRGGRQLLPPTPSCDDLLESEEVSRSQN